The Capsicum annuum cultivar UCD-10X-F1 chromosome 3, UCD10Xv1.1, whole genome shotgun sequence genomic sequence atttaggtAATGTTGTTTTTTTTGGCAATTATTggtttaaattttaataattaaaataaacaaacttgttagatggtgtgtgtatatatcattttctttttagcatttgttgttgtttaaaattttgtcctaattattataatttttttttgcagttattgatgtttaaatattttttaagaatgtaattaaaaaggtttttttttcattttttgttaatgtttttttttttttttttttttgcatttattgttgtttaaatttgtattgtaattatttgtttattttgtagttattgttgtttaaatttgtattgtaattatttgtttattttgtagTTATTGTTATTTAAACTTGTagtgtagtttttttttaatattgtaatgaaaattaaaatttgtattttttgttatataagttattttttaagataatattattattaaagataaaataataagtaaaattgTATTAgcaattaggaaaaaatatttttaagtggaCGGTGTTATTCTTCTTTTAATAACTGTATTTCCATTGTAATAGGGATGGGGAAGTTAAGTGTGTTTAAAAAAtaggtttttaaatatatattttttcaaaatattgttgCTTCTATGAGGTGCTCCACATGACAGTTTTGCTTCTGTtattagatatagatagattaaaGCAACCAATATAGCATCATACATCCTAAAGTTTTAAAAGTCACTTCTACAATGACTTGTAACATGTCAACAAAAATCTTCACAGTATTGATATGAAGCTATTATAATCTACATGATTTAATACATTCTTATTTGATAAGTCCCTAATAaccatcaataaaaaatatttttaaaatttatatacttttaaaagttaaattcaaatgaATCACATAGGAGAAACATTTTGCTTATTTAATAAGTCCCTTCGTTCCTTTATAATTGCCACATTTATTTTTTGAGAGTTAATCTGACTAATTCTTAAAGttaaattgtattaaattaatttgatattttaaaattaaaatcagatatctaaaatatataaaaagtattataagttacaattttttcatatcaatatcatgaaaatttttattttaaaatattgatcaaagtttaTATCGTTTGCCTCTTAAAAAGTAAACTATGACAACTAAAAGAAAAGGGGAAGGAGAATAATTAAGTTAAGGATTATGACTCAAGAGGAAAATAAACTATCTTTAATTAATAAACCCAAATTTTTGAGAATATAACAAATTCATTTATCTTTCATGACACATTTATTTATATAACATGAAGTTAGAAATATACTTTTAAatgtaaactaaaattaaaaattttaaaaatattttgtagaaCCTGATTGTTGAAGATGTTGCTTGATATCAAACAATAAAGAGATTTTTTGTGTAACTATCTATATAAATTGTATGTTGCTccatacaataatttataattttgaaaaattaaccaAATTATGAACAAAGAAATTGTGTACCTGTTCAATTTTCCATCGAGACCTTTATTCATCGTTAAGGGGGAAAAATTAAAATGTGTATTTTATAGATTACAACACAagaaaatcaaatagaatttactaaccaaaataaattataactcactaaaaataagcaaataaaaataatactaaaaattttaaaacttctaTATTCAATATGATCTATAGATCAATTACATAGAGAGCAGGCATATAATCAACCTATTTTACACATGGTTATTTATCATATTCACATTTATCAAAACACAGTAATTGTTGAATCATAAGCAATgcaattaatttttaatcaaaaacTACTACTACTAGTAGTTTTTGCTCAAATAAATTTCACGGTGACgtagaattaaaataatatataaataaataaaaatctctCTCAACCCTTTTGTCTCAAATTCGACTATGTGACAAACCAAAACACTATTTTCAATAGATATATACGTATGTAACCTTGGAAATTCctaatgacaaaaaataaaggaaactcaatacaacaaacaacaaaaaaaaaatgcaaaaaatcgTTCAACTTCTGACATAATTTTACCAGATTCAAATCCAAAAGATGTACAAAAACAACATGATCTCCAAGTTAAGCAACCTTAGCCAAAgcaaatcatcaaattaatacatTACTCTTTAAATAGGATTTAGAAAAGTTCTAGTTTATAAAGATAAAATGTCAATTGATTtataagtgttaaatattatttttatctgttataatataaccttaatttttaattataatttttgtattagCCTTGATTCTAATACGCACTCCAATTCTTACTTCCATAGttactttgtttttattttggtaGACTCTACTCTAATTCAAGGAAATCCtaaacaaaaacatatatatgCATCACTGCGGTTCTTAACTCtcaaatccaaatcaaatatGGATTGAAAGGAATTTTCGTAGTTTTTTAATgtgtataatttttattattagaaaaatagtgaaaagaaacTTTGTCTAAatcaaagatttttaatgaacggcaaaaagttcaaatcacttttctaatggtcttcacacttttaatagattgtagattataaatatagatatagatataggtatagatatagatatagatatagattatagatatagatatagatatagattatagattatatatatagatatagatatagatatagattataaattatatatatatatatatatatatatatatatataaattatagattatagatatgtgTAGTATacactataaatatattttgtaaattagaTGATCTAGAAATATTGGACTATAATTTGATCCCTTTTCCTTTTTGGCTTTGCTTATTTTTTCTTGCTCTTAGAATTTTTTTGACGTCCGTCATTGTGGATAGAGCggtaataatattattttgtggtagttttgTTATGTTATTATCTCTCGTTTCTTGTACTCCTATTACGACCTCTTTTTTCCCCAAatctcactttgtgggaatacacttggaTACGTTGTTGTTGTCGTTGGAAATAAGGCCCAACTAGAAAGGGCTACATAGGCCCAATATTTAAGTCAACATCTTAAGCCCAATTCTTtttcatctaaatcaaccacCTGTCTCTTTCGCCTCTCTTTGGATCGTTTGAACCGCCTCTCTTCCTCCACACAAAAGGGGACCTCATCGTATATACAACAACACACACATCAATCTCTCCTTATTTCCCAAATTGAATCAATTAGGGCAAAATTTCAAAGATGTTGAAGCACATCGGAAATCGAATTCTAGGGTTAGGCCAACGATCGCCGGTGACGGCGGCGCGGGGAGTGTTGCCCCGGCTATATCATGAAAGAGTGGTGGACCATTACAATAATCCCCGAAATGTCGGGTCGTTTGATAAGAACGACCCGACTGTTGGTACGGGGCTAGTCGGAGCTCCTGCTTGTGGAGATGTGATGAAGCTTCAAATCAAGGTGGATGAAGAGGGGAAAATTACGGATGCTTGTTTCAAGACCTTTGGTTGTGGCTCTGCTATTGCTTCTTCTTCCGTCGGTAggtttttttcaattctttttctttgtatcTGAATCCAGTAAGGGAAGGACTTAACGGGTTAAGGTGCTTCCATGTGACCTTGAGGTTGTGGGTTCAGGCCTTGTTAATAGCCTCTTGGCTTTATGCAGGGTAAGGCTGTGTTGGGTAGATCCTTAGGGCTCGTGTGGTTGGGAAACGAGTTATCCCAGAATTGTTATTAACAGTCCCGGGATAACTAATTCCGGAAACCAAACACGTGATAAgctcatcctaaaattaatccCGAAATTAGTTGTTTTTTATCCCTTGTACCAAATGAGCCCTTATAGTCCAGCCCTTCCTGGACCCACACATAGATGGAGCTTTAGTGCATCAAGTTGCCCttttgaaataaatgaataaaaattaatcTGTTTATCATTTGCAACgtattataaattaattttattgggCATATGATGCTATTATGATGGGCATTGGTGATTCTGAGTTAAAATTTTCCTATTTTCAGCAACTGAATGGGTGAAAGGGAGACAAATGGAGGAAGTACTTTCTATCAAGAACACGTAAGtcttttgaactttcttttgattcttccttttttttttggtgtgCGTGTGTTAGGGTACATAGTGTGGTTTCAGATTGTCGTTTCACTTTTTTCCTGGCTTCATGCTTTCCTCAGGTGACCTTGCTTTTAAGTAATTGAACAGTTGATTCTCTTAGTTAGGAATATTGACTTTGAGTTCCATTTTAAGAAACCCTTTTTATTGTTCCTGCTTCGTCAAATTATAGTGAAATGTCCTCAATTCAATGGTCCTTCCATGTTGTTCTTATCTGGGACAATTCCAATATTGCTTTTGAAATAGTAAAGAGTGTACTCAGTGGCTCCCAAGTTGTGTTGGATTTTAGTATCAAAATACTGTGCTCCTAATTAGCATTTTAACAAAAGTAGTCAGGGACTCAGGGTAGCACATGTCCCCTTTTTTTGGGGTGGAGGTGGTGATATTAGCTGGCATGCATGTTTACCGTTATACTTGGGCATGCACATTGACCAACCCACTGGATACATGTCATCTCTCACTAGTATGGGTGTACCCGAGTAATTCTGGTCCCTGAGATTTAAACGAATTACTTTGTGTCGTCTTTGTTGAGATTTGAGGTGCTTTTGGCTCGACATCGTTGGTTCTATTTCACTTAGATCCCAAGGATGTTACTTCAGCTCTTTGGATGCGCTGTTTGAGTCATACTCCTAACGCCCTGGTTCTATTTCACTTAGATCCCAAGGATTTTACTTCAGCTCTTTGGATGCGCTGTTTGAGTCATCCTCCTAACTCCCTCAAAAGATTAAAGTTGAACTGCTAGGAGATTTTCGTTTATCTTGTATTTGCTGATCAGTATAATTGAAGGTGTAAGTTTGTGTAGAATGAGATTACTACACTGGATATCTCAGCCCCAATTGTAACAGGTCAATTAGAAGGTGGTCCTTTAAAATAGAAATGATCGAATTGAGCTTGGgagttctttctttttatgaacTTATTAAAACCTCGGAAGAGAAGCTTATTGAAACTTAACCGAAAATTACTtgctccaaaaaaaaaaaaaaaagaagtaaaacagATAACATGGctgaaaaataaaagtagaatgcAGCAAGCCTTTTGTTTGAGACAAAGCCCTAAATAGTCTACTATCTTTGGACTTGTCATTAAAATGATCCTATTTCTCTCAGGTGGAGCATTAGTATTTCATATATTCTTTAAAAAGTGGTGCATACTTAGTTCCAATCCTAACAATGGGGGGTTTTTTTAACTGAGACAGCAACATCAGATGATTTTTCGTTGAAGCCAGATAAATTCCTCTTTCCATCTTAAAAAATACAACTGGTTCTCTTTCCCCAAAAGTTTTATAAGATCAACAGCAGCGCCTGAACACCAAAAATGTAACAACAGAGTACCAGCACCAAATATCAAAAAGCATAGTACAGAAACAGCACCACAATACCAAAAAAGGCAGCACAGGAGCAGACCACAATCTCCCCAAAAATGCATGTTTTCCTTCTATTAGTTTTAAGATAGAGGAATTTATTTGTCTTAAACAAATAGTCACGTGATATTAGTTTTTTCTCTTGCAAAGACTCAAGGCTGTTAGGTTTGGAACTATGTATGCAccactttttgtatttttaaagaatatgGACAATTAATGCTCCACCAGGGAAAGCAAAGGATCATTTTGAGCCCATGTCTAAAGGATAGCGACCCATTTGGGCTTTTTCTCTCTTTAGGTTCAAAGGGGAATGTAGACAACACGGGGGTGCAGTAGGCATTACATGAATTCGAGTCCTGGTTTGTGTACCAAGTCAGGTATTTAAGTGGAAAACGTTGGAGGACTCGGCCGGTTGTCGAAcgagttttaaaattaaaaactacTCATTTATTTATAAAAGTGAGTAAGCCTGTTTATGATATCTTCCTATTGGCTGTCAGTTCCTATTTGACTTAATGTAGTTTAGCATGAACTTACTTTGGGGAACGGGATATGTGAGGCTTGACCAACTTTCTTTTGCAAGATAATAATTGTATCTTTAATCTAGCACCAAGAAGGTGCAAGCAAAAGTACATATAGGATTCCAAAAGAACTTACCTTCCAGCTCGAGGCTTGGCCAacttatatcaagggaagatTTATCCTTTGGGATAAAGCcttcaacttttttattttttatttctaaaaagtTCCTTTCCTGGTTTTTTGTTTCTATTCTCCCGATGGTTTAATCAAATTTATCTTCTTTGCTTATTGGGTCACGTGGCATCATTGCTTGCTGGGTCACGTGGCTTCAGCTTCTTACCACTCCATTATTTCGGCACTCTCTTACATCCCTTGGTCCCCTAATACAACATACTTTTGGCACTGAAGCATTGTGACTTGTGAGGAAAGCTTTTTCTGCTATATTGCTTTTTCATCTTTTATAGATTGGTTCAATATTTCTAAAAAGGATTATCTATTTGAGGATTGATGCTCACATTCTCTTGTTTGAAGGACCTGTTGAATCTTTGAGGTTATGTAAGGGGTGGTTATCAACTCCAGTTCTACGATGATTAAATTTATCTATTTccaatttatttgaaaatttaactTGAATCCAATGTGAACAGCAGGCATGTTAAATCATGTGGCTATTCTTGTATTAATGTGATTGTCATTTAATGAAAGCATGTACCGTCTTGTAAGAATGGGGTTCCCCATGACTGTCTTTGACCACACTTGAAAGGAAATTGTtccatcttgaaattgattgcctTTCGAGGATCCCAATGGAAGCATTGTGCTTTCGTTAGGCCTGTTGCTAGTGTGTATATTATCGCTAGACTACCTCATTCGTTAGGCCTGTTGCTAGTGTGTTATATTAACGATAGACTACCTCATGGCATAGTTCAACATCAGTTTTTGCAAACATTATTAGCTCCCAAGCAGCAGATACACCAGTGGTCTTGGATCTAAATACCTTTATAGTTTAGTTTCTTTGTATGTctgttgttttttttctttcgGTTTCTTATGATTATAGTTGTGTCTGGCTTGCTTATTGGTGGATAGTGTTGTGTTGTTCTAGCTACTAGGCCGGATAGTGTATACTTGTGCGTGCTTGCTGTTTTTCCTACTGTTTTCCTTCTGTTGCCTTGTTTGTTTGTCTGTCTGTTTGCTGGTCGTTTTGGGGCTTTGTTACGTTTATTGAGTAGTGGCTGTGGGGGTTGATGATGGTTTAGGGTCATGTTCGAGGGGGTTGGGGTTGAGGGTTGTTTTGGGAGGGGGGTGGAGAGGGGAGGGCAGGGCAGGGGTGGGTGTGGGGTCTAGGCCGGGTGTTTGGGCTGGTTCGGTGAGGGGTGGAAGAGGTAGGCGAGAGGAGATAAGTTGAGGTAGGGTCTTGGAACACAGAGGGACCCTTCTGGGCAAGTACGTAgagttggtgaagattcttaagaagaggaggattaatattgcgtgtgttcaggagactaagtgggtagggtccaaggctagggatgtggatgggtacaagttgtTGTACTCATGCAGTGAGAGGCGTCGAAATGGAGtgggcatcttagtggatgaggagcttagagggcaggtggtggaggttaacGGGGTTAGTGATAGGCCGATGacgattaagttggtcatttgGGGGTCTACGTtgcatgtgtgtagtgtttatgcgcTGCAGGTGGGCTTGGATGAGGAGGTGAAAGCAAGGTTTTGGGAGGCCTTGGACGAGGTGGTGAGAAGCATGCCTAGCTTAGAGAAGATTGTCATAGCGGGGGACTTCAATGGACACATTGAGGTTTTACCGGGATGTTATgacgatgtgcatgg encodes the following:
- the LOC124897159 gene encoding iron-sulfur cluster assembly scaffold protein IscU-like, with protein sequence MLKHIGNRILGLGQRSPVTAARGVLPRLYHERVVDHYNNPRNVGSFDKNDPTVGTGLVGAPACGDVMKLQIKVDEEGKITDACFKTFGCGSAIASSSVATEWVKGRQMEEVLSIKNTEIAKHLSLPPVKLHCSMLAEDAIKAAVKDYETKKAKFNGNAETASTEKTA